From Streptomyces yatensis, one genomic window encodes:
- a CDS encoding ABC transporter ATP-binding protein gives MTAPAVPVLRLRDVDVVRDGTPLLRSISLTVHQGEHWALLGSNGAGKSTLLSLAGALVHPTHGTVEVLGRTLGRVDLRELRSFVGHVDPRHPLRSPLRVRDVVLTGLTNTVEPVPRRHSTPEQRERADRLLTTLGMGGKLDARWPTLSQGQRGRVLIARALMPLPRLLLLDEPATGLDLAAREQLLESLDTLRREHPELATVLVTHHLEELPASTTHAMLLREGEVLSAGEVDAVLTTDAISKCFDHPVHISRTDGRWAARALRPPYQGADHPAHHSGPSGS, from the coding sequence GTGACCGCCCCGGCCGTCCCCGTACTCAGGCTGCGCGATGTGGATGTGGTGCGCGACGGCACCCCGCTGCTGCGCTCGATCTCGCTCACCGTCCACCAGGGGGAGCACTGGGCGCTGCTCGGCTCCAACGGCGCGGGCAAGTCCACCCTGCTGAGCCTCGCGGGCGCGCTGGTGCACCCGACGCACGGCACGGTGGAGGTCCTCGGGCGCACGCTGGGGCGGGTGGATCTGCGGGAGCTGCGGTCGTTCGTGGGCCATGTCGATCCCCGGCATCCGCTGCGCTCCCCGCTGCGGGTGCGGGACGTGGTGCTCACCGGGCTGACCAACACCGTGGAGCCGGTCCCCCGACGCCACTCCACTCCCGAGCAGCGGGAGCGGGCCGACCGGCTGCTGACCACCCTCGGCATGGGCGGGAAGCTGGACGCGCGCTGGCCGACCCTGTCGCAGGGCCAGCGCGGCCGGGTGCTGATCGCCCGGGCGCTGATGCCCCTCCCCCGGCTGCTGCTGCTCGACGAACCGGCCACCGGCCTGGACCTGGCCGCCCGTGAACAGCTGCTGGAGAGCCTGGACACCCTGCGCCGGGAACACCCCGAGCTGGCCACCGTCCTGGTGACCCATCACCTGGAGGAGCTGCCCGCCAGCACCACCCACGCGATGCTGCTGCGGGAGGGCGAAGTGCTGAGCGCGGGGGAGGTCGACGCGGTCCTGACCACCGACGCCATCAGCAAGTGCTTCGACCACCCGGTGCACATCAGCCGCACCGACGGCCGCTGGGCCGCCCGGGCGCTACGGCCGCCGTACCAGGGCGCGGACCATCCGGCTCATCACAGCGGACCGTCCGGCTCATAA
- a CDS encoding TIGR03086 family metal-binding protein has translation MTDEQTTMIDFGPTAQRVTALLSGVSDEQLGAPTPCGTYSVGDLLDHFMGLAIGMRQAAEKTTAAAGPDDPAPGEGAADRLDPEWRQELPRRLEAMAAAWREPSAWQGTTVAGGVTMPAQMMGVVALDELLIHGWDLARATGQPYDCDARSAEAVIGWLSAVPDEERPQELFGPRIPVPADAPPLDRAIALSGRDPGWRA, from the coding sequence GTGACCGATGAACAGACCACCATGATCGATTTCGGACCCACCGCCCAGCGGGTGACGGCGCTGCTCAGCGGCGTCTCTGACGAGCAGCTCGGCGCGCCCACACCGTGTGGCACCTACTCCGTGGGAGATCTGCTCGACCACTTCATGGGGCTCGCCATTGGCATGCGCCAGGCGGCGGAGAAGACCACGGCCGCGGCGGGCCCGGACGACCCCGCCCCCGGGGAGGGGGCGGCGGACCGGCTTGACCCCGAGTGGCGGCAGGAGCTGCCGCGCCGGCTCGAGGCGATGGCCGCGGCCTGGCGCGAGCCGTCCGCCTGGCAGGGCACCACGGTGGCCGGGGGCGTCACCATGCCCGCCCAGATGATGGGCGTCGTGGCGCTGGACGAGCTGCTGATCCACGGCTGGGACCTGGCCCGCGCCACCGGCCAGCCCTACGACTGCGATGCTCGCAGCGCCGAGGCCGTCATCGGATGGCTGTCGGCGGTCCCGGACGAGGAGCGCCCCCAGGAGCTGTTCGGCCCCAGGATCCCCGTCCCGGCCGACGCGCCTCCGCTGGACCGCGCGATCGCCTTGAGCGGCCGCGACCCGGGGTGGCGCGCCTGA
- a CDS encoding 3'-5' exonuclease: MGWHRGLLIGFDLETTGTDPRTSRIVTAAVVEVRDGEPIGRREWLADPQVPIPDGAVAVHGITNERAAAEGRPAREVVEEVAEVLVAHWRAGAPVVAYNAAFDLSLLAAELGRHGLRPLSERLEGAETGPVVDPYTIDRAVDRYRKGKRTLEAVCGEYGVVHDRAHDAGADALAAVRVACALAERHREVAGLELWDLHRKQVGWYAGWAADFQSWLRRKGTPDAVVDAGWPLREAGAVVG; encoded by the coding sequence ATGGGCTGGCATCGGGGGCTGCTGATCGGATTCGATCTGGAGACGACGGGCACCGATCCGCGGACGTCACGGATCGTGACGGCGGCCGTGGTCGAGGTGAGGGACGGGGAGCCGATAGGGCGGCGCGAGTGGCTGGCCGATCCTCAAGTGCCCATCCCCGACGGCGCCGTGGCGGTGCACGGGATCACCAATGAGCGGGCGGCGGCGGAGGGCCGGCCCGCGCGTGAGGTGGTCGAGGAGGTCGCCGAGGTGCTGGTGGCCCACTGGCGCGCCGGCGCCCCGGTGGTGGCGTACAACGCGGCGTTCGATCTCAGCCTGCTCGCCGCCGAGTTGGGGCGGCACGGGCTGCGCCCGCTGAGCGAGCGGCTGGAGGGCGCGGAGACCGGCCCCGTGGTGGATCCGTACACGATAGACCGAGCCGTCGACCGCTATCGCAAGGGCAAGCGCACGCTGGAGGCCGTCTGCGGGGAGTACGGGGTGGTGCACGACCGCGCCCATGACGCCGGTGCGGACGCGCTGGCGGCGGTGCGGGTCGCCTGCGCGCTCGCCGAGCGCCACCGCGAGGTCGCCGGGCTCGAGCTGTGGGACCTCCACCGCAAGCAGGTGGGGTGGTACGCGGGCTGGGCGGCCGACTTCCAGTCGTGGCTGCGCCGCAAGGGCACCCCGGACGCGGTCGTGGACGCCGGCTGGCCCCTGCGGGAGGCGGGGGCGGTGGTGGGGTAG
- a CDS encoding SAV2148 family HEPN domain-containing protein codes for MSSGGLELPPGDGGPGGDGSTDAPPGAVSLVRPMEIGAELDWGADAWSEVRTRARRAGRAYIWLNLVEQRLRAVVNAVLRPIYEPVHGEDWVIAAAGPAGQEWVQRAVAVREVSRRKGYLLDPADDNVVSFLTLPQLRELLVQHWPCFEPYLDDRREVELALDELEVARNVVSRNRALSVTVLAQAERASARLLEILGSGTGSPSADRLPIDAVEDLVGDRYADVVGVHPDRVRLQRQLPAEDLFGNARRLDAVGIGLNLLVQNYSGRRLVRLAESGCRARLLFLNPASSAVRRRERELGLKKGEMSRSVEMNILHMRRVRARLRDPDAFEIHVFDETPRFTAYLVNGDGADGLAVVQPYLRKARGMEAPVLVLRGGGRGSDVVREGGAQEGEGGLFGTYREEFESVWADSRPVS; via the coding sequence GTGAGCTCGGGCGGGCTGGAGCTGCCCCCCGGTGACGGAGGTCCCGGGGGTGACGGCTCCACCGACGCACCTCCCGGCGCAGTGTCCCTGGTGCGGCCGATGGAGATCGGAGCGGAACTGGACTGGGGCGCCGACGCCTGGAGCGAGGTGCGCACACGCGCACGCCGGGCCGGGCGGGCCTATATCTGGCTCAACCTCGTGGAACAGCGGCTGCGCGCGGTCGTCAACGCCGTACTGCGGCCCATCTACGAACCGGTCCACGGCGAGGACTGGGTCATCGCCGCCGCCGGCCCCGCCGGGCAGGAATGGGTGCAGCGGGCGGTCGCGGTCCGGGAGGTGAGCCGGCGCAAGGGCTATCTGCTCGACCCGGCCGACGACAATGTCGTCAGCTTCCTGACCCTGCCGCAGCTGCGGGAACTCCTCGTCCAGCACTGGCCGTGCTTCGAGCCGTACCTCGACGACCGCCGCGAGGTCGAGCTGGCCCTGGACGAGCTGGAGGTCGCCCGCAATGTCGTCTCCCGCAACCGCGCCCTGTCCGTGACCGTCCTCGCCCAGGCCGAGCGCGCCTCCGCCCGGCTGCTGGAGATCCTCGGCAGCGGCACCGGCTCCCCCTCCGCCGACCGGCTGCCCATCGACGCCGTCGAGGACCTCGTCGGCGACCGCTACGCCGACGTCGTGGGCGTCCATCCCGACCGGGTGCGGCTGCAGCGCCAGCTCCCCGCCGAGGACCTCTTCGGCAACGCCCGCCGGCTCGACGCCGTCGGCATCGGGCTCAACCTCCTGGTCCAGAACTACTCGGGCCGCCGGCTGGTCCGGCTGGCCGAATCCGGCTGCCGGGCCCGGCTGCTCTTCCTCAACCCGGCGAGCAGCGCGGTACGGCGGCGGGAGCGCGAACTCGGCCTGAAGAAGGGCGAGATGAGCCGCTCGGTGGAGATGAACATCCTCCATATGCGGCGGGTGCGCGCCCGGCTGCGGGACCCGGACGCGTTCGAGATCCATGTCTTCGACGAGACCCCCCGCTTCACCGCCTACCTGGTCAACGGCGACGGCGCGGACGGCCTCGCGGTCGTCCAGCCGTATCTGCGCAAGGCCCGGGGCATGGAGGCCCCGGTCCTCGTGCTGCGCGGCGGCGGGCGGGGCAGCGACGTCGTCCGCGAGGGCGGGGCCCAAGAGGGCGAGGGCGGGCTCTTCGGCACCTACCGCGAGGAGTTCGAGAGCGTCTGGGCGGACTCCCGGCCGGTGTCCTGA
- a CDS encoding copper amine oxidase, with protein MPESRLRRARARVAAAIGASALLGTVAVAAGPVGTAQAAPQSPAAADCSAPYRIEQKLDGGTTWRMCWHYESNAGLVLDKVSYQPKGESAPIKVLTSAKLGQIHVPYDDGSNEYDDLTGQGFAQGLQQLDPAECPGGTIKTVRVPDAWDPEHPNVKGLCATTRARGHAYRMGTGGFGAGEDNKVYQLQGKDLLVYTVNQVGWYEYITEWRFAGDGTMTMQVGATGTLSPMDYDAGDGRGWPLGKGAKDYATSHAHNVFWRLNFGLDGSSKSKVEQYDSKTTATSGRIPKTKTTRTKVTKELAGDAAPARWWRVVSSTGKNKDGHPRSYEIVPGHTTKYQGRSFTKHDVYFTEYKKCEQFASNNLRNCGAGAGKSVDKWVNGQTLKHPIVWVNIGFHHIARDEDQEPMPLHWQGFQLSPRDVTAMNPLTPPALSGHNGHTEEER; from the coding sequence ATGCCTGAAAGCAGGCTCCGCCGCGCCCGTGCCCGGGTCGCGGCGGCCATCGGCGCCTCGGCGCTGCTCGGCACCGTGGCGGTCGCCGCCGGGCCGGTCGGCACCGCCCAGGCGGCCCCGCAGAGCCCGGCCGCGGCGGATTGCAGCGCCCCGTACAGAATCGAGCAGAAGCTGGACGGCGGCACCACCTGGCGGATGTGCTGGCACTACGAGAGCAACGCCGGTCTGGTGCTCGACAAGGTCTCGTACCAGCCCAAGGGCGAAAGCGCCCCGATCAAGGTGCTGACCTCGGCCAAGCTGGGCCAGATCCATGTGCCGTACGACGACGGCAGCAATGAGTACGACGACCTCACCGGGCAGGGCTTCGCCCAGGGGCTGCAGCAGCTCGACCCGGCCGAATGCCCCGGCGGCACCATCAAGACCGTGCGGGTGCCCGACGCCTGGGACCCCGAGCATCCGAATGTGAAGGGCCTGTGCGCCACCACCCGGGCCCGCGGCCACGCCTACCGCATGGGCACGGGGGGCTTCGGAGCCGGCGAGGACAACAAGGTCTACCAGCTGCAGGGCAAGGACCTGCTGGTCTACACCGTCAACCAGGTCGGCTGGTACGAGTACATCACCGAGTGGCGGTTCGCCGGTGACGGCACCATGACCATGCAGGTCGGCGCCACCGGCACGCTCTCCCCGATGGACTACGACGCGGGCGACGGCCGCGGCTGGCCCCTCGGCAAGGGCGCCAAGGACTACGCCACCAGCCACGCCCACAACGTCTTCTGGCGGCTGAACTTCGGGCTCGACGGCTCGTCCAAGAGCAAGGTCGAGCAGTACGACTCGAAGACCACCGCGACCTCGGGGCGGATCCCGAAGACCAAGACCACCCGCACCAAGGTCACCAAGGAGCTGGCGGGCGACGCGGCACCGGCCCGTTGGTGGCGCGTGGTCAGCTCCACGGGCAAGAACAAGGACGGCCATCCGCGCAGCTACGAGATCGTCCCCGGCCACACCACCAAGTACCAGGGCCGTAGTTTCACCAAGCACGACGTCTACTTCACCGAGTACAAGAAGTGTGAGCAGTTCGCCAGCAACAATCTGCGCAACTGCGGCGCCGGTGCGGGCAAGAGCGTCGACAAGTGGGTCAATGGCCAGACCCTCAAACACCCGATCGTATGGGTCAACATCGGGTTCCATCACATCGCCCGGGATGAGGACCAGGAGCCCATGCCGCTGCACTGGCAGGGCTTCCAGCTCTCCCCGCGCGACGTCACCGCTATGAATCCCCTCACGCCTCCTGCACTGTCCGGACACAACGGCCATACAGAAGAGGAACGTTGA
- a CDS encoding FadR/GntR family transcriptional regulator, with product MAETARLRHGPVVPRVESALRAMLAEGRWRPGERLPNEVALAAELGVGRSSVREAVRLLAHDGLVEVRHGSGTYAAEPPTPAAEGDMRRLLRRARLREVYEVRRALEVEAARLAAGRLRPEDIGRLRDRLALREERAGGDPAAFVDADLAFHRAVVELSGNAVLLGLFTSVLPVLRAALVEMVSYETALPDVSCAHAELLDGLARGDADAAIAATVSHLEAVMELFDSEKEVAAP from the coding sequence GTGGCGGAGACGGCACGGTTGCGGCACGGGCCCGTGGTGCCGCGGGTCGAGAGCGCCCTGCGCGCGATGCTCGCGGAGGGCCGGTGGCGGCCCGGTGAGCGGCTGCCCAACGAGGTGGCGCTCGCCGCCGAACTGGGCGTGGGCCGCTCCTCGGTGCGGGAGGCCGTGCGGCTGCTGGCCCATGACGGGCTGGTGGAGGTGCGCCATGGTTCGGGCACCTACGCAGCCGAGCCCCCGACCCCCGCCGCGGAGGGCGATATGCGGCGGCTGTTGCGCCGGGCCCGGCTGCGCGAGGTGTACGAGGTGCGCCGCGCCCTGGAAGTGGAGGCCGCCCGGCTGGCCGCCGGGCGCCTGCGCCCCGAGGACATCGGGCGGCTGCGGGACCGTCTCGCGCTGCGCGAGGAGCGGGCCGGAGGCGATCCGGCCGCCTTCGTGGACGCCGATCTGGCCTTCCACCGGGCCGTGGTGGAGCTGTCCGGGAACGCCGTGCTGCTCGGCCTGTTCACCTCCGTCCTGCCGGTGCTGCGCGCCGCGCTGGTGGAGATGGTCAGCTACGAGACGGCACTGCCCGATGTGTCGTGCGCCCACGCCGAGCTGCTGGACGGGCTGGCGCGCGGGGACGCCGACGCCGCGATCGCGGCCACGGTCTCCCATCTCGAGGCCGTCATGGAACTGTTCGACAGCGAAAAGGAGGTGGCGGCCCCGTGA
- a CDS encoding Tat pathway signal sequence domain protein: MRKLMHRHLGKVVAGAAVAATATAVMIGVTLPGSASGKESSGGGPQGSAAEQGQAARQLPGVVEDAPEQGRTGTGRDPLTDDEMKRAQALTGGGGFRLSSEDVKGAKGPERLSTDLAELGPDEVGAADAPRRAEVTYYDYKDDTYVTKTVDLGSGKVTATDTQHGVQPPPNRDEVMEAARLLMDDKLGEGLKKDFKDATGKALTRPDQLTVTGFVYRAGEGNPGPASVGDCGAHRCVRLFTRVVNGPWIDTRQMVIDLSARKVAKLT; the protein is encoded by the coding sequence GTGCGCAAGCTGATGCACCGCCACCTGGGCAAGGTGGTGGCCGGCGCCGCCGTGGCCGCCACGGCCACGGCGGTCATGATCGGGGTGACGCTCCCGGGGAGCGCCTCCGGCAAAGAGAGCTCGGGTGGGGGACCCCAGGGCTCGGCGGCGGAACAGGGCCAGGCGGCCCGGCAGCTGCCCGGTGTGGTGGAGGACGCGCCCGAGCAGGGCCGCACCGGCACCGGCCGCGATCCACTGACCGACGATGAGATGAAGCGCGCCCAGGCCCTCACGGGCGGCGGCGGCTTCCGGCTGAGCAGCGAGGACGTCAAGGGCGCCAAGGGCCCCGAGCGGCTCTCCACCGACCTCGCGGAGCTCGGCCCCGACGAGGTGGGGGCCGCCGACGCGCCGCGCCGCGCCGAGGTGACGTACTACGACTACAAGGACGACACCTACGTCACCAAGACGGTCGACCTCGGCAGCGGCAAGGTGACCGCCACCGACACCCAGCACGGGGTCCAGCCGCCGCCCAACCGCGACGAGGTGATGGAGGCCGCGCGGCTGCTGATGGACGACAAGCTGGGCGAGGGGCTGAAGAAGGACTTCAAGGACGCCACCGGCAAGGCGCTGACCCGCCCGGACCAGCTGACCGTCACCGGCTTCGTCTACCGCGCGGGCGAGGGCAACCCCGGTCCGGCCTCGGTCGGGGACTGCGGCGCGCACCGCTGCGTACGGCTGTTCACCCGGGTGGTGAACGGCCCGTGGATCGACACCCGGCAGATGGTGATCGACCTGAGCGCCCGCAAGGTCGCCAAGCTGACCTGA